A single window of Drosophila suzukii chromosome 3, CBGP_Dsuzu_IsoJpt1.0, whole genome shotgun sequence DNA harbors:
- the LOC108013003 gene encoding uncharacterized protein isoform X1, whose protein sequence is MSDRYPASFYDHHHQLQLQLQHHHPHQTTTMSHYPPQPYRSGYHPAGYHPYGYGYGSSGASYMPNYYRYAPYASPHYSQHHQGMFTPAGQQLIPSSMLHYPPRSHPYQQQQQLPSQPGYEPPAPLPYSSSASYQSRGFGAFAGPTPHYAPPGRSSTPAPNRTVLPPSYLEPLRSYSAEQQHLGQQQQQMQHLPLAGTPKLEDPDVEVEAVAESPAQRLTTSPPMISATGTDSGISNCSTRARSDSSQSTPVYSGEYPVNMSVESASCVPYHCPADGRDFEEEELLVQPPAAAETRRADTPLDIPDDISATSPMASDKVKAAPPTPPDVARRAEINLQPETGASSDAPTTPQETTGGDPIIEAGDEQPGHAQQQQHPVANASRWSPTPRRPRTPPAPQNSPIGFGQNASVPPALAPLLQQQQQQQQQQQLQLQQQQQAGNIKRSATAARNRNSNNRIIECDLIPSKKSKRKAAKKEAGGSENLEAVEPIVREQIRDIKPLPGFLQAFGSTEIGRFSERFLQTPESLVERLAEECAASTPSNFASHPAGGYIDPPATPTPSHYAYEEQNQGGYARNRMRGYGYEMPDYMAYERYAAYGAGRPRARYGEIRCNGY, encoded by the exons ATGTCGGACCGATATCCAGCCAGCTTCTAcgatcatcatcatcagcttCAGCTTCAGCTTCAGCATCACCATCCCCATCAGACGACCACGATGTCGCACTATCCGCCGCAGCCCTACCGATCGGGTTACCATCCCGCCGGCTACCATCCCTACGGCTATGGCTATGGGTCTTCTGGTGCTTCTTACATGCCCAACTACTATCGCTATGCCCCGTACGCCTCGCCGCACTACAGCCAGCACCACCAGGGGATGTTCACGCCGGCTGGCCAGCAGCTAATCCCCTCCAGCATGCTCCACTACCCGCCCAGGTCGCATCCctaccagcagcagcagcagctgccaTCTCAGCCTGGCTACGAGCCACCTGCTCCCTTGCCATACAGTTCTTCCGCCTCCTACCAGTCCCGTGGCTTTGGTGCCTTTGCGGGTCCAACTCCGCACTATGCACCACCCGGAAGATCCTCCACGCCAGCTCCGAATCGCACTGTTCTGCCACCCAGCTACTTGGAACCACTTCGCAGCTACAGTGCCGAGCAGCAACATCTcggccagcagcaacagcagatGCAACACCTCCCGCTGGCCGGCACACCAAAGCTGGAGGATCCGGATGTCGAGGTGGAGGCGGTGGCCGAGTCCCCCGCCCAGCGGCTGACCACATCGCCGCCCATGATCAGTGCCACCGGAACGGACAGCGGCATCAGCAACTGCAGCACGCGGGCACGGAGCGACAGCAGCCAGAGCACACCGGTGTACAGCGGCGAGTATCCGGTTAACATGTCCGTGGAGTCCGCCTCCTGTGTCCCGTATCACTGCCCGGCGGACGGAAGGGACttcgaggaggaggagctgcTGGTCCAGCCACCAGCTGCGGCGGAGACCAGGAGGGCGGACACTCCGCTCGATATTCCCG ATGACATAAGCGCCACGTCGCCAATGGCCAGTGATAAGGTGAAAGCCGCACCGCCCACTCCGCCGGATGTTGCCAGGCGTGCGGAAATCAATTTGCAGCCGGAGACAGGAGCATCCTCGGATGCGCCGACGACGCCGCAGGAAACTACTGGTGGTGATCCAATAATCGAGGCGGGCGACGAGCAGCCAGGACATGCG cagcagcagcaacatcctGTGGCGAATGCGAGTAGATGGAGTCCAACGCCGCGACGCCCGCGCACTCCGCCGGCGCCCCAGAACTCGCCAATTGGTTTTGGCCAAAATGCAAGTGTGCCACCTGCCCTGGCTCCTCTgctccagcagcagcagcagcaacaacaacagcagcagttgcagttgcagcagcaacagcaggcgGGCAACATCAAGCGAAGTGCAACTGCTGCTAGAAATCGCAACAGCAACAACCGCATCATAGAGTGCGATCTCATTCCGAGCAAGAAATCAAAAAGGAAGGCGGCCAAAAAGGAAGCCGGCGGCAGCGAGAACTTGGAGGCTGTGGAGCCCATCGTAAGGGAACAAATTAGG GATATCAAGCCCTTGCCGGGTTTCCTGCAGGCCTTCGGCTCCACCGAAATCGGGCGCTTTTCCGAGCGATTCCTGCAGACGCCCGAGTCGCTGGTGGAACGATTGGCCGAGGAGTGCGCAGCCAGTACGCCCAGCAATTTCGCATCTCACCCAGCTGGAGGCTACATCGATCCcccggccacgcccacacccAGCCACTATGCCTACGAGGAGCAGAACCAAGGCGGCTATGCCAGGAATCGAATGCGGGGCTACGGCTACGAGATGCCGGACTACATGGCGTATGAGCGATATGCGGCGTATGGAGCCGGCAGACCAAGGGCTCGCTACGGGGAAATCCGCTGCAACGGCTACTAG
- the chb gene encoding CLIP-associating protein encodes MAYRKPSDLDGFIQQMPKADMRVKVQLAEDLVTFLSDDTNSIVCTDMGFLIDGLMPWLTGSHFKIAQKSLEAFSELIKRLGSDFNAYTATVLPHVIDRLGDSRDTVREKAQLLLRDLMEHRVLPPQALIDKLATSCFKHKNAKVREEFLQTIVNALHEYGTQQLSVRVYIPPVCALLGDPTVNVREAAIQTLVEIYKHVGDRLRPDLRRMEDVPASKLAMLEQKFDQVKQEGLLMPSALKNTNGNGNGVGLDEADNIGVRERPTRIMKRPLHSAVSSSLRSKPSTNDVSGDAGAVTMETFEASFETVPQLNIFHAKDMDDIYKQVLVIISDKNADWEKRVDALKKIRALLVLSYHTQPQFVAVQLKELSLSFVDILKEELRSQVIREACITIAYMSKTLRNKLDAFCWSILEHLINLIQNSAKVIASASTLALKYIIKYTHAPKLLKIYTETLNQSKSKDIRSTLCELMVLLFEEWQTKSLERHGTVLRDTLKKSIGDADSEARRHSRCAYWAFRRHFPELADQIYGTLDIAAQRALEKERDGGGGGGSVAPPETRRTVSRIGRTPGTLQKPTPSMRSISAVDTAAAQRAKARAQYTLYSRQRKPLGPSNSQQAPMTGAAASGSLPRPRLNSNSGGTPATTPGSVTPRPRGRAGVSQSQPGSRSTSPSTKLRDQYGGISNYYRGATGAIPKKASGIPRSTASSRETSPTRSGGGLMKRSMYSTGAGSRRTPERNNPVRPSAAARLLAQSREAEHTLGGADDGQPDYVSGDYMRSGGMRMGRKLLGRDESDDIDSEASSVCSERSFDSSYTRGNKSNYSLSGSHTRLDWSTQRAPFDDIETIIQFCASTHWSERKDGLISLTQYLADGKELTQQQLQCVLDMFRKMFMDTHTKVYSLFLDTVTELILVHAPELHDWLFILLTRLFNKLGTDLLNSMHSKIWKTLQVVHEYFPTQLQLKELFRIISDSTQTPTTKTRIAILRFLTDLANTYCKSSDFPSDQSQACERTVLKLAQLAADQKSMELRSQARSCLVALYNLNTPQMTRLLANLPKGYQDSARSCIQSHMRRQSQSGNSGANSPSSSPLSSSSPKPLQSPSVGPFASLQSHHQLSLSSTSPRSRQSSVEQELLFSSELDIQHNIQKTSEEIRHCFGGQYQTALAPNGFNGHLQYHDQGQQDSCASLSSNSKTQSSANTTQSNTPESATMRLDNLDRDRATQNAKSPQPTGDAKVHVVSLSMAENGELILPSDLMESEVVRVALTLTKDQPVELLQTSLTNLGICIKGGNCELPNKHFRSIMRMLLNILEAEHTDVVIAGLHVLSKIMRSNKMRHNWMHFLELILLKIIQCYQHSKEALREIDSMIPRIAPSLPLDLSINIVNPVIATGEFPTNLCAIKILLEVTEHHGTEITDAHLDIVFPNLARSADDMQSMVRKAAVFCIVKLYFVLGEEKVKPKLSVLNPSKVRLLNVYIEKQRNCISGGGGGSSTKNSSAASSS; translated from the coding sequence ATGGCCTACCGCAAGCCCAGCGATCTGGATGGCTTCATCCAGCAGATGCCCAAGGCGGATATGCGCGTGAAGGTGCAGCTCGCCGAGGATCTGGTGACATTCCTGAGCGACGACACAAACTCGATTGTCTGCACGGACATGGGCTTCCTCATCGATGGATTGATGCCCTGGCTGACGGGCAGCCACTTCAAGATTGCACAAAAGTCCCTGGAGGCGTTCTCGGAGCTTATCAAGCGACTGGGCAGCGATTTTAATGCATACACAGCCACCGTTCTGCCACATGTGATCGATAGGTTGGGAGACAGTAGGGACACAGTCCGCGAGAAGGCCCAACTTCTGCTGCGCGACCTCATGGAGCACCGAGTGCTTCCGCCTCAGGCGCTGATCGATAAGCTGGCCACCAGCTGCTTCAAGCACAAGAACGCCAAGGTGCGCGAGGAGTTCCTGCAGACAATTGTGAATGCGCTTCATGAGTACGGCACTCAGCAGTTGAGCGTGCGCGTCTATATTCCACCAGTTTGTGCCCTGCTCGGCGATCCCACGGTCAATGTGAGGGAAGCTGCCATTCAGACGCTGGTCGAGATCTACAAACATGTGGGGGATCGCTTGCGACCAGACCTACGTCGCATGGAGGACGTGCCCGCATCGAAATTGGCGATGTTGGAGCAAAAGTTCGACCAGGTCAAGCAGGAAGGCCTTCTGATGCCTTCAGCCCTGAAAAATACcaatggcaatggcaatggAGTGGGCTTGGATGAGGCCGACAACATTGGGGTTAGGGAGCGACCCACCCGGATAATGAAGCGGCCACTGCACTCGGCTGTCTCGTCATCACTGCGCTCCAAACCCAGTACGAACGATGTGAGCGGCGATGCCGGCGCCGTGACCATGGAGACCTTTGAGGCCAGCTTTGAGACGGTCCCACAGTTAAACATCTTTCACGCCAAGGACATGGACGACATCTACAAGCAAGTGCTGGTGATCATCAGCGACAAGAACGCAGACTGGGAAAAGCGCGTGGATGCCTTGAAGAAGATTCGGGCGTTGCTTGTACTCAGTTATCACACCCAGCCACAATTTGTGGCCGTGCAGCTGAAGGAGCTGTCGCTGAGCTTCGTGGACATCCTCAAGGAAGAGTTGCGCTCGCAGGTGATCCGCGAAGCGTGTATCACCATCGCCTATATGTCCAAGACGTTAAGGAACAAGCTGGATGCCTTTTGCTGGAGCATTTTGGAGCACCTGATCAATCTTATACAGAACAGCGCAAAGGTCATAGCTTCAGCCTCCACGTTGGCTTTGAAGTACATCATCAAGTATACGCACGCGCCGAAGCTGCTCAAGATCTACACCGAAACCCTAAATCAGTCAAAATCTAAGGACATAAGATCCACACTCTGCGAGCTAATGGTGCTGCTCTTCGAGGAGTGGCAGACCAAATCGCTGGAGAGGCATGGCACTGTTCTAAGGGATACTTTGAAGAAGTCCATTGGTGATGCGGACAGCGAGGCTCGCCGCCATTCCAGATGTGCCTACTGGGCTTTCAGACGTCACTTTCCGGAACTGGCAGATCAGATATATGGCACCCTAGATATAGCTGCCCAGCGGGCATTGGAAAAAGAGCGAGATGgcggtggaggaggaggaagtgTTGCTCCACCGGAAACAAGACGAACTGTATCCCGCATTGGCCGAACTCCTGGAACTCTGCAAAAGCCCACGCCCAGTATGAGATCCATTTCGGCCGTGGACACTGCTGCTGCCCAAAGAGCCAAAGCCAGGGCGCAATATACACTCTATTCAAGACAAAGGAAGCCTCTGGGACCCAGCAATTCCCAGCAGGCACCGATGACAGGAGCAGCGGCCAGTGGGTCCCTCCCCAGGCCACGTCTAAATTCCAATAGCGGTGGCACGCCGGCCACCACGCCGGGATCGGTAACGCCACGCCCCCGAGGACGAGCAGGAGTGTCTCAGTCACAGCCAGGATCACGTTCCACCTCTCCAAGCACTAAGCTGCGGGATCAGTACGGCGGAATTAGTAACTACTACCGTGGAGCCACTGGCGCCATACCCAAGAAGGCCTCTGGAATACCACGAAGCACAGCCAGCTCCAGGGAAACGAGTCCAACTAGGTCAGGTGGTGGCCTGATGAAGCGCAGTATGTACTCCACAGGAGCGGGATCCCGACGAACGCCTGAGAGGAACAACCCCGTGAGACCATCGGCGGCAGCTCGACTTCTGGCGCAATCCCGAGAAGCAGAGCACACACTAGGCGGCGCAGATGATGGACAACCGGACTACGTGTCCGGCGACTACATGCGCAGCGGTGGAATGCGGATGGGCAGGAAGCTTCTGGGTCGCGATGAGTCCGATGACATCGATTCCGAGGCCAGTTCTGTGTGCTCAGAGCGATCTTTCGACTCTAGCTACACTAGAGGTAATAAATCCAACTACTCGCTCAGCGGGAGCCACACCCGTTTGGACTGGAGCACGCAGCGTGCGCCATTTGACGACATTGAGACGATCATTCAGTTCTGCGCCTCGACGCATTGGTCTGAAAGGAAAGATGGGCTGATCAGTCTAACACAGTATCTAGCCGATGGAAAGGAGCTCACTCAGCAGCAGTTGCAATGCGTCCTGGATATGTTCCGTAAGATGTTCATGGACACTCATACCAAGGTTTACTCGCTATTCCTGGACACAGTCACTGAGCTGATTCTGGTCCATGCGCCCGAGCTGCACGACTGGCTTTTCATCCTGCTGACGCGATTGTTCAACAAACTGGGCACCGACCTCCTCAACTCGATGCACAGCAAGATTTGGAAGACGCTACAGGTGGTTCACGAGTACTTTCCAACGCAGTTGCAGCTCAAGGAGCTATTCAGGATCATCTCGGACTCCACGCAGACGCCAACAACCAAGACACGTATCGCCATCCTGCGCTTCCTCACGGATTTGGCCAACACATACTGCAAGAGCAGCGACTTCCCTAGCGACCAGAGTCAGGCCTGCGAGCGAACGGTCCTTAAGCTGGCCCAGTTGGCGGCGGACCAGAAGTCGATGGAACTGCGCTCCCAGGCCAGGAGCTGCCTGGTTGCCCTTTATAACCTTAACACGCCGCAAATGACCCGGCTGTTGGCCAATCTGCCAAAGGGATACCAGGACTCGGCACGCTCCTGCATCCAGTCGCACATGCGGCGGCAAAGCCAAAGTGGCAATTCGGGTGCCAATTCGCCTAGTAGCTCTCCATTGAGCAGTAGCAGTCCCAAGCCCCTGCAAAGTCCCTCTGTGGGTCCATTTGCCTCGCTCCAGAGCCACCACCAGCTCAGCCTGAGCTCCACTAGTCCCCGCTCGCGGCAGTCCTCTGTGGAGCAGGAGCTGCTCTTCTCCTCGGAGTTGGACATTCAGCACAACATTCAAAAGACGTCGGAGGAGATCCGGCACTGCTTCGGCGGCCAGTACCAGACGGCGCTGGCGCCCAATGGCTTTAATGGACACCTGCAGTATCACGATCAGGGCCAGCAAGACTCGTGTGCCTCTTTGTCTTCCAACTCCAAGACGCAGTCGTCGGCCAACACCACGCAGTCGAACACTCCGGAGTCGGCCACCATGCGTCTAGATAACCTGGATCGGGATAGAGCCACCCAGAATGCCAAGTCGCCACAGCCAACCGGCGATGCCAAGGTGCACGTGGTGTCGCTAAGCATGGCGGAGAATGGTGAGCTGATCCTGCCCAGCGATCTGATGGAAAGCGAGGTTGTGCGTGTGGCCTTGACATTAACGAAGGACCAACCCGTGGAGCTGCTGCAGACGTCGCTAACAAACCTCGGGATCTGCATCAAGGGTGGGAACTGTGAGCTGCCCAACAAGCACTTTAGATCGATCATGCGAATGCTGCTCAACATTCTCGAGGCAGAGCACACGGACGTGGTCATCGCCGGCTTGCACGTGCTCAGCAAGATTATGCGCAGCAACAAGATGCGACATAACTGGATGCACTTCCTGGAGTTGATCCTGCTAAAGATCATCCAGTGCTATCAGCACAGCAAGGAGGCTTTGCGGGAAATCGACTCGATGATACCAAGGATAGCACCATCTCTGCCACTGGACCTGTCTATCAACATTGTCAATCCGGTGATTGCGACGGGCGAGTTCCCCACCAATCTGTGCGCCATCAAGATCCTGCTGGAGGTGACCGAACACCATGGCACGGAGATCACGGACGCCCACCTGGACATTGTGTTCCCGAATCTGGCGCGATCGGCGGACGACATGCAGTCTATGGTGCGCAAGGCGGCGGTCTTCTGCATCGTCAAGCTGTACTTTGTCCTGGGTGAGGAGAAGGTCAAACCGAAGCTGTCCGTGCTGAATCCCAGCAAGGTGAGGCTGCTCAACGTGTACATTGAGAAGCAGCGCAACTGCATCAGCGGCGGTGGAGGTGGAAGCTCCACTAAGAACTCGTCGGCGGCATCCTCGTCATGA
- the LOC108013003 gene encoding uncharacterized protein isoform X2, translated as MSDRYPASFYDHHHQLQLQLQHHHPHQTTTMSHYPPQPYRSGYHPAGYHPYGYGYGSSGASYMPNYYRYAPYASPHYSQHHQGMFTPAGQQLIPSSMLHYPPRSHPYQQQQQLPSQPGYEPPAPLPYSSSASYQSRGFGAFAGPTPHYAPPGRSSTPAPNRTVLPPSYLEPLRSYSAEQQHLGQQQQQMQHLPLAGTPKLEDPDVEVEAVAESPAQRLTTSPPMISATGTDSGISNCSTRARSDSSQSTPVYSGEYPVNMSVESASCVPYHCPADGRDFEEEELLVQPPAAAETRRADTPLDIPDDISATSPMASDKVKAAPPTPPDVARRAEINLQPETGASSDAPTTPQETTGGDPIIEAGDEQPGHAQQQHPVANASRWSPTPRRPRTPPAPQNSPIGFGQNASVPPALAPLLQQQQQQQQQQQLQLQQQQQAGNIKRSATAARNRNSNNRIIECDLIPSKKSKRKAAKKEAGGSENLEAVEPIVREQIRDIKPLPGFLQAFGSTEIGRFSERFLQTPESLVERLAEECAASTPSNFASHPAGGYIDPPATPTPSHYAYEEQNQGGYARNRMRGYGYEMPDYMAYERYAAYGAGRPRARYGEIRCNGY; from the exons ATGTCGGACCGATATCCAGCCAGCTTCTAcgatcatcatcatcagcttCAGCTTCAGCTTCAGCATCACCATCCCCATCAGACGACCACGATGTCGCACTATCCGCCGCAGCCCTACCGATCGGGTTACCATCCCGCCGGCTACCATCCCTACGGCTATGGCTATGGGTCTTCTGGTGCTTCTTACATGCCCAACTACTATCGCTATGCCCCGTACGCCTCGCCGCACTACAGCCAGCACCACCAGGGGATGTTCACGCCGGCTGGCCAGCAGCTAATCCCCTCCAGCATGCTCCACTACCCGCCCAGGTCGCATCCctaccagcagcagcagcagctgccaTCTCAGCCTGGCTACGAGCCACCTGCTCCCTTGCCATACAGTTCTTCCGCCTCCTACCAGTCCCGTGGCTTTGGTGCCTTTGCGGGTCCAACTCCGCACTATGCACCACCCGGAAGATCCTCCACGCCAGCTCCGAATCGCACTGTTCTGCCACCCAGCTACTTGGAACCACTTCGCAGCTACAGTGCCGAGCAGCAACATCTcggccagcagcaacagcagatGCAACACCTCCCGCTGGCCGGCACACCAAAGCTGGAGGATCCGGATGTCGAGGTGGAGGCGGTGGCCGAGTCCCCCGCCCAGCGGCTGACCACATCGCCGCCCATGATCAGTGCCACCGGAACGGACAGCGGCATCAGCAACTGCAGCACGCGGGCACGGAGCGACAGCAGCCAGAGCACACCGGTGTACAGCGGCGAGTATCCGGTTAACATGTCCGTGGAGTCCGCCTCCTGTGTCCCGTATCACTGCCCGGCGGACGGAAGGGACttcgaggaggaggagctgcTGGTCCAGCCACCAGCTGCGGCGGAGACCAGGAGGGCGGACACTCCGCTCGATATTCCCG ATGACATAAGCGCCACGTCGCCAATGGCCAGTGATAAGGTGAAAGCCGCACCGCCCACTCCGCCGGATGTTGCCAGGCGTGCGGAAATCAATTTGCAGCCGGAGACAGGAGCATCCTCGGATGCGCCGACGACGCCGCAGGAAACTACTGGTGGTGATCCAATAATCGAGGCGGGCGACGAGCAGCCAGGACATGCG cagcagcaacatcctGTGGCGAATGCGAGTAGATGGAGTCCAACGCCGCGACGCCCGCGCACTCCGCCGGCGCCCCAGAACTCGCCAATTGGTTTTGGCCAAAATGCAAGTGTGCCACCTGCCCTGGCTCCTCTgctccagcagcagcagcagcaacaacaacagcagcagttgcagttgcagcagcaacagcaggcgGGCAACATCAAGCGAAGTGCAACTGCTGCTAGAAATCGCAACAGCAACAACCGCATCATAGAGTGCGATCTCATTCCGAGCAAGAAATCAAAAAGGAAGGCGGCCAAAAAGGAAGCCGGCGGCAGCGAGAACTTGGAGGCTGTGGAGCCCATCGTAAGGGAACAAATTAGG GATATCAAGCCCTTGCCGGGTTTCCTGCAGGCCTTCGGCTCCACCGAAATCGGGCGCTTTTCCGAGCGATTCCTGCAGACGCCCGAGTCGCTGGTGGAACGATTGGCCGAGGAGTGCGCAGCCAGTACGCCCAGCAATTTCGCATCTCACCCAGCTGGAGGCTACATCGATCCcccggccacgcccacacccAGCCACTATGCCTACGAGGAGCAGAACCAAGGCGGCTATGCCAGGAATCGAATGCGGGGCTACGGCTACGAGATGCCGGACTACATGGCGTATGAGCGATATGCGGCGTATGGAGCCGGCAGACCAAGGGCTCGCTACGGGGAAATCCGCTGCAACGGCTACTAG
- the AsnS gene encoding uncharacterized protein AsnS, producing MCGIFSIFSRDGEPIPPQVLHGSKHSLRELAYRQSGKQRHRGPDSTGVYVIPSEGVAMVHERLRIVGVEMGDQPFVSEDGNLILVANGEIYNYLELSAEIAKKRGTYKPKSDCHVILELYRDYGKDLLQFITGMFAFALYDRRTKEVLLARDPFGIIPMYVGEDAAGNLWVASEMKCLVDTCSKVETFTPGEARFGKVGELKTCWRFEQPWIKEVPTQTCDLALLRANLESAVRSHLQCDVHLGALLSGGVDSSLIASIATKIMRERDPNFRLKTFSVGLKDAPDFQAARHVAKYIDSDHKEIIFQIDEALDGIRDIVYHLETYDVTTVRCSLPMLLLARYIKSTGIKMILSGEGADEIFGGYLYFHKAPNYQDFHDELVKRVRQLHLSDCLRANKVAMAKGVELRVPFLDTGFVSHVMQIRPEDKIPGPLNQFGGDQQKRLEKYILRAAFADNYLPDDVLWRQKEQFSDGVGYDWIDSIRRVATSHVTDEEFAGAALRFPFNTPTTKEAFYYRCIFAEQFPGESAARTVTRWVPRLDWGCPEDPSGRAQAVHQVNKD from the coding sequence ATGTGCGGAATATTTTCGATATTTTCGAGAGATGGAGAACCGATTCCCCCACAAGTTCTCCACGGCAGCAAGCACAGTTTAAGGGAACTGGCTTATCGGCAAAGTGGAAAACAGCGGCATCGTGGTCCAGATTCCACCGGGGTCTACGTAATTCCCTCGGAAGGAGTGGCCATGGTCCACGAACGCCTGCGAATTGTGGGCGTGGAAATGGGCGATCAACCCTTCGTCTCTGAGGATGGCAACCTCATCCTGGTGGCCAACGGAGAGATCTACAACTATCTGGAACTTTCGGCGGAGATTGCAAAAAAACGTGGCACTTACAAGCCCAAAAGCGATTGCCATGTGATACTGGAACTGTACCGGGATTATGGCAAAGATCTGCTGCAGTTCATCACCGGAATGTTTGCCTTTGCCTTGTACGATCGCAGGACCAAGGAGGTCCTTCTGGCACGAGATCCGTTTGGCATAATACCCATGTACGTGGGTGAGGATGCGGCGGGCAACCTTTGGGTGGCCTCCGAGATGAAGTGCCTGGTGGATACCTGCTCCAAGGTGGAGACCTTTACGCCGGGTGAGGCTCGCTTTGGTAAAGTTGGTGAGCTGAAAACCTGCTGGCGGTTCGAGCAGCCCTGGATCAAGGAGGTGCCCACCCAAACCTGCGATTTAGCTTTGCTCCGGGCCAACCTGGAGTCGGCGGTGCGCAGTCATCTGCAATGCGATGTCCACCTGGGAGCTCTTCTATCCGGCGGAGTGGATTCAAGCCTCATAGCCTCCATTGCCACCAAGATAATGCGGGAAAGGGACCCCAACTTCCGGTTGAAGACCTTCTCGGTGGGCTTGAAGGATGCCCCCGACTTTCAGGCTGCCAGACATGTGGCCAAATACATAGACAGCGACCACAAGGAGATCATCTTCCAGATCGATGAGGCTCTGGATGGCATTCGGGATATAGTTTACCACCTGGAGACGTACGATGTCACCACCGTGAGATGCAGTTTACCCATGCTGCTGTTGGCCAGATATATCAAGAGCACGGGTATTAAGATGATCCTGTCCGGCGAGGGAGCGGATGAGATCTTTGGTGGGTACTTGTACTTCCACAAGGCTCCCAACTACCAGGATTTCCACGACGAGCTGGTCAAGAGAGTGCGGCAGCTGCATTTATCCGACTGTTTGAGGGCCAACAAAGTGGCCATGGCCAAGGGAGTAGAGCTGCGAGTGCCCTTCCTGGACACTGGGTTCGTTAGCCATGTGATGCAGATTCGGCCGGAGGACAAGATACCTGGACCTCTTAACCAATTCGGGGGAGATCAGCAAAAGCGATTGGAGAAGTACATCCTGCGAGCTGCGTTTGCGGATAACTATCTGCCCGACGATGTCCTGTGGCGGCAGAAGGAGCAGTTCTCCGACGGAGTGGGCTACGATTGGATCGACAGCATCCGCCGGGTGGCCACCAGCCACGTAACCGATGAGGAGTTCGCCGGAGCCGCCCTCCGGTTCCCCTTCAACACGCCCACCACCAAGGAGGCCTTCTATTATCGCTGCATTTTCGCCGAACAATTTCCCGGAGAATCAGCCGCCCGAACCGTAACTCGATGGGTGCCACGCCTCGATTGGGGCTGTCCGGAGGATCCATCCGGACGGGCTCAGGCCGTCCACCAGGTCAACAAAGACTGA